In one Flammeovirga yaeyamensis genomic region, the following are encoded:
- a CDS encoding transposase translates to MKKQLPNRQSIRLKGYDYSKAGLYFITICVRNRLHLFGRVENQKMILNDAGKMVEKWYWKLEEKFDVVKCREMVVMPNHFHCMVEIMEGESGDDNFKKEGGDLNINKVGRDLNYKNHSRDLNHNKEGSDLNYYKEGSDLNYYKEGRHVGLPVRDQYERDIFIGRIVQWFKTMSTNEYIKGVKEKNWRRFNKRLWHRNYWEYIIRNDEEYTRIAKYIIDNPAKWEKDKLNNGEGNTVLEPAADYAIEDWMI, encoded by the coding sequence ATGAAAAAGCAACTACCTAACAGGCAATCCATTCGCCTAAAAGGATACGATTATTCTAAAGCTGGATTATACTTCATCACTATTTGTGTAAGAAACCGTTTGCATTTATTTGGCAGGGTTGAAAATCAGAAAATGATTTTGAATGATGCTGGAAAAATGGTTGAGAAATGGTATTGGAAATTGGAGGAGAAATTTGATGTGGTGAAATGTAGGGAGATGGTGGTGATGCCGAATCATTTTCATTGTATGGTGGAGATTATGGAGGGTGAAAGTGGAGATGATAATTTTAAGAAGGAGGGCGGAGATCTCAATATTAATAAGGTGGGGAGGGATTTAAATTATAAAAATCATAGCAGGGATCTTAATCATAATAAAGAGGGCAGCGATCTCAATTATTATAAGGAGGGCAGCGATCTCAATTATTATAAGGAGGGCAGACACGTGGGTCTGCCCGTACGGGATCAATATGAGAGGGATATTTTTATTGGGAGGATTGTGCAGTGGTTTAAAACTATGTCCACGAATGAGTATATAAAGGGGGTGAAGGAGAAAAATTGGAGGAGATTTAATAAGCGATTGTGGCATCGCAATTATTGGGAATATATAATAAGAAATGATGAGGAATACACTAGAATCGCAAAATATATCATCGATAATCCAGCCAAATGGGAAAAGGATAAATTAAATAATGGTGAAGGTAATACAGTATTAGAGCCAGCTGCTGATTATGCTATAGAAGATTGGATGATTTGA
- a CDS encoding helix-turn-helix domain-containing protein, translating into MDHYQLNYSDTTKEIIEATTKFDGGVWDDAHYFIDNHHGKATIWLHDLFNHQVNIMVGEFDLNKDFILKEKPQEKDVLTFRFVLDSEVIQEGYTFGKNHQEGAVLYNSTHPSQLILKSNSPYKGVTIRIEKQFIQHLEDDKWNSFEKYISQKDYWLFFERLTPEMEYCIKELFDIQKSEIGNKGLTFAVSFKLVALYLAQFYKHRILNQKVSLSKDLVNMVYQIKNKLSDQLDHPQTIEELSKEYGMNVQKIRKSFQLVFGHSPHQYVMKERLFRAQKLVLNTDMPMSEIAAELGFSHSSHLTRLYIKEYGISPLKERKSSLPKI; encoded by the coding sequence ATGGATCATTATCAATTAAATTATTCCGATACAACAAAAGAAATAATAGAGGCTACCACAAAGTTTGATGGTGGTGTATGGGATGATGCTCATTACTTCATCGATAATCACCATGGTAAAGCAACGATTTGGTTGCATGATTTATTTAATCATCAAGTAAATATTATGGTTGGAGAATTTGATCTTAATAAAGACTTCATACTCAAAGAAAAACCTCAGGAAAAAGATGTACTCACTTTTAGATTTGTACTTGATTCAGAAGTAATTCAAGAAGGATATACTTTTGGGAAAAATCATCAAGAAGGTGCTGTGTTGTATAACTCTACCCATCCATCTCAACTAATTTTAAAATCAAATTCACCCTATAAAGGGGTGACGATTAGAATAGAAAAACAGTTTATTCAGCATCTTGAAGATGATAAATGGAATTCTTTTGAGAAGTACATCAGTCAAAAAGATTATTGGCTCTTCTTCGAAAGATTGACTCCAGAAATGGAATACTGTATCAAAGAACTTTTTGATATTCAAAAGAGTGAAATAGGAAATAAAGGATTAACCTTTGCGGTATCGTTTAAGTTAGTGGCCCTTTATCTTGCTCAATTTTATAAACATCGAATTCTAAATCAAAAAGTCTCTTTATCGAAAGATTTAGTAAATATGGTATATCAAATTAAAAATAAACTATCTGATCAGCTCGATCATCCTCAAACCATAGAAGAATTGAGTAAGGAATATGGAATGAATGTCCAAAAAATTAGAAAAAGCTTTCAGCTTGTATTTGGGCATTCGCCTCATCAGTATGTTATGAAAGAGCGACTTTTCAGAGCACAGAAATTGGTACTCAACACCGATATGCCTATGTCGGAGATAGCTGCAGAATTAGGATTTTCTCATTCATCTCATTTAACACGATTATATATCAAGGAATATGGGATATCTCCACTTAAAGAAAGAAAATCAAGTCTACCAAAAATATAA